The DNA sequence GCATTTCTCTCACCAGACATTTTACTTTAGAAATGCACTGTTCAATGGTTTGTAGCTAGTCGATATATAATGAATATGCAAATCTATCTATGCAATAAACTGAGTTAGAAAAGGGTAAATTATTTTAGCACATTGAATTATACAAAACAGTTGTAATGTGGTGCCCCTTCCCTATATTGCTTTATCTTTTGACATGGCAAATGTTTTCGATTTCGGAACAGTTGTCAAAATTAAACTATGATCATTCATATTGGCTGTCCTCTAAGGTAATGGATAGTCTTTGCCAAGTAATTTTCATTGTTTCCTATTAAAGCATCACAAAACCCTAAGTCGTCAGAAGGGTTTGGAGTGTGGACCAGCTCGCCCGTCGTAGAACACTGCCGTTCTCTCGAAATCTTGCTTGAAGCAAGCCATTGTCCTTGTCAATATGAATACAGTTAGGACAAAGTGGATTAATtgacaaacaagaaatatctttaagaaacattggtcaatgcacactttaagctacgaaacgtgcatgcactctgcacgtttacatacgatcgggtatatataaagcaaaacaaaatgtagtttttaaagtaaaattgtcatgtttttatgtagaacatattttacagaacacatattttacatcaaaattatatCAATCATAATCTAGGAATCTACGACAAAAAATAACACTAAAAAGGAGGGACCGAAAAAGGGGGAGGCAAAACGGCAGAGTCGAACTCTGCCGCAGgcgattcaggtttatgacgttttacaagcAATTTCCACAGAAGCATTGCAACGGATTATTCTGTccaacaatacagctcagagcacctacATACCCCTTacgaaaatattatctattccattcggaaaCCTGTGGATGTTTTCATCCACCaaacaaaatgtacagttttaatcagctgttaaatgactttcaccccagatataaacaggaaATAAAGATGAAATTTATACCGGCCTGCGGCCGGAAAAAGCACACATCAAGAACCAACGGAATGTGTTTAATCCTACTTGGATTGTTCCCTTAAAGAGCCATGTGTTGTGCCGGAAGTCCGACAACTTTTCCAGCTTAGTAACACACGTAATTCTTGTTCGACGTAAACGACGTTGACGAAAATCACAGCCGTTTCGCATACCAATAATTAAATCTTATATAAGTTACAGAGACAAATGActaaaatttttcagaaaatgactACAAGTTtgtatatactcagttccaaaagaaagtgtgcacttttaagtttaaatatttcaaaaaattcccgacgttttgtttcattttttcataccaTCTCAGTATAACTCAATCTAAATGCCACACCAATTTTTTACGAACTGACTTAAATTCAGGTTCAAACATTATAAGTTCTGAAAATAACGatgaaaaaattaacagaaaactAAATGCACACTTCTTTTGGATAGGTGTACCTTTACTTAAATTGGTCATCCATGTCAAgcatgtttgattaaattttgtaatttgaaacaaatatgatAGTAATGGGAGTCATCACTAACTGGTGACGTCATTTAAATTGCCATTACAGTTTGCAAATTCATTATcctacatgtacaaagtattatATTATGTGATTAAGTATGCAGACGCGAATTCGCTaccaattttattattttaaagctTTGAATTTAAGGGTAATGCAACCGATATACATGCTATCGACGATCTGAAACATTTGCTATAATCTTTAGCATTTTAACACTAAAAGTTAACTACTTCGAACGGGAATTAGTACAGAAAACTGTAGGAAACTGCATCTTAATGATGAGCATTTGTATtatttaatgattaaaatataGTGCATTTTCTTCTACACATTAATGTTCTACTGTACTACAATTTCTGACTTGCTATATTAGCTAATAACTGACCTATTATTACATTTGCATTATAAAACTGCAACTAAAATCACGATTAAACATTACATGTTTTATTTGGCGATACAATATCAATCTATATTTATTAAGATTTTACATACCTTTAGTGAATACGTGTATCCAAACAAACAGCAAATtagataaaattaatgtaaaatatctGTTTATGCTTTTTACCAAAATGTTTATTTGCAAACAATATGTTTACGTGCACAACCTAATGATTGGGTCAATTGTTCCTGTTTGTTAGTGTTAAGTGACCATTTCTGTTTGTTTAGTTTCAAGTGACCACTTATAAGTTCAACATGAACTTTTTATCATCATATCCATTTCCGTAAATAACATATCTTGAAAACAAAGTCATATTTTAAACGTATGTGATACATGGTATGGGATAAAGCAATTATTcgttttacattttatgtaaCTGTATGCCGGTTTATTCCTATTTATTACATGGTATACCGTTAAACACCTTAAGCCGTCAGTGTCGTACAAAATTTACGTTTTCACTCACTGATGCGCAACGACCAACTACATTCTTTATTTGGTTACACAAAGCACATTTTGCTGATGTTGATGATAAAATGAcaataaatacaattttcaaGGTAATTTGATCATCAAAAACAAGTATGTCAGCATCTAGGGCTCGTATTGTCTTTGTTAACTATTACAATTAATTTGTGTATTCTGTTTAACTAAATTGAATTCCTGACCATCATAGAaggcatttgagccgtgccatgagaaaaccaacataatgggtatgcgaccagcatggatccagaccagcctgcgcatccgcgcagtctggtcaggctccatgctgttcgcttttaaagcctattggaattggagaaactgttagcgaacagcatggatcctgaccagactgcgcggatgcgcaggctggtctggatccatgctggtcgcatacccactatgttggttttcctatggcatggctcattttttttttttcgaattagGCTACCTGAAAAAAAGTTTTCAGTTTATCAAATCAGCCAGTATTTCTGTTATTGTAATAGAATATGATGGGAAACTGCTTAGGGCTTTAATACTGAAATTGTCTGTATCGTACTTCTTCAGTTTCTCTTTTGTTTGCTTTTGTTGCATCTAAACGTTTATCATAGAGTGAGACTGATCCTTAAGCATCTTGATATCGTTTTGATCTACACTAATAGGcatttttgtgttaaatattgATTAACTGATGTTAAAGAGTGATTAACTGCCTTCGTAAGCTGGATCTTGTCAATGCAAATAAATTCAATGTAATTATAATCAGCTAATTCGATCTGTCTTTGGCTATGGGGTGTTATGGCCAGGAAAGAAGTTCTTTTTGTGAAGATATTGCCAGTTTTGCTTATATTATGAAGTGTGTCATGCTTTCTAACTTTGTTTGATTACTTTCGAGAATGTTTGGAGCTTATTCCTTTAGATGTGTTAAAATCTGAAATACCTTCAGAAATAGCACTAGAGAAAATAAACCATAGATGTTTCGGATGTCTTTGTTTGTACTAGTCATATTTACTGAGCCATCACCTTTTTACCTGTTCGTTTCTTAGTGGTTGATTAACTTTTGTTTGGTTTGATATATGTTATAACCTAAATATCTGCAATACTCTTAAAATTTCGGACAGTATTTTTCTACTGGAAGTAAGAGATATATCAAGAAACAAGGACAAAACTCCAACAGGAACAACCATATCCAAAGAACGCAGGCACCAACACAGCATTCCACATGGGAACAGAGATATATcaagaaacaagaacaaaaatccAACCAGGAACAACCATATCCAAAGAACGCAGGCACCAACACAGCATACCACATGGAAACATGTGTAGGTGCAACTGTATAGACGCACATAGTAACTGAGCACATGCACACAGCAACACAAACGAACGCATTTATAACAAAGACGTGACAAACAtacacaaacaaacataatatatgaTCTTTTTCTGTAACATATTTAAGTGTTTCGTAAAGATTTAGGACAGTATGACCTAGTCCGCTAATCTTATTCAgaccgtttaaatgttccagttTCAAACCGTTTTCTATCTAGTCCTTGCATACTGCTTGTTTAATAACTTTAACGCGTGTTTTGTGTTTTATCCTTTTTTTCTCTTTAAGGATATTGCCAACCCGAATACAAATATTTCGACGTTTTTTTTTAACTAACACTAGAAGTGAGTACACCCGTCTAGCTAGCAAGATTTTACAAAGGAAACGTTTACAGAAGATGACTTTAATCAGACTGctatgtttttatcatttatctataaaattcaaagaaaacctGCCACATAGTCTAGAAGCATTATTTCAGTCTCTGGAAACTAACCGGGACTTGAGTTAAATCCACCAGAAAATTGAAACGCTAGACAGCTTTTAAAAATACGTAAGCTGACATAGGAAATGAATGAGAAAAGTgttcaacacaaaaaaaaactgtgcacaaaatttgaaattgactCAACGGTACTGTGAACCTTAACTGAAGGTCGCGTTGTTTACTGCCTTTCAATATTTGTTACATGCTGTACTTGATACGGCCTATTTTGTATCCGATTTGCAAGTACTGATTTATCCGGCATGGCAAtcaaagaaacatatttttttcgaaTAATATCAATTTAGAACAAACATATAATTGAATAACTTGGAAGTCGCTTGATGCGTTATCATTAATAACTACTGCAGGTATGATGGTATCAAATTTGAACACACCCATAAAACTATCAAAGCGCATCTttcataaaattcatttatttaaggTAGTAACttcaaatgtgaaaaaaaaatcttcatcaaataaatttcttttgaataaatataaatactaATCCATTATTAGAGCTATATTCACAATTAAATGTATAACGTAATTTGTTAAAAATCatcctggttttttttttttttcgttctttttttttactgtgGGTGGGGAAGTGGTTAACGCCGCAACGGCACGATTATTGGTCATATAACGAGTTTTCAGCTTTTGAAGGCATGTTCCGCATATTATTTCATCTTGGGCGTTGTGACAACAGTCTACACATTCTATTTTTTAATTTCCGACGAAAATCGCAACAATTAATCACGCTAATAGCGAAATATATTTCTGTACAGAAGTGAAAATCGATAAAGACTTCATATAAATCAACCTTAACTAAAAGAGACAGATCACTGACGCAACTCTGCAACAGTGACAGTCTACAGGGTGTAATGCTGTATCTTATACAATTTTCTAAAATGCAATTATGTACGAACACTATCGTTGCATTTATGAAACAGCATCTTGAATTAGCCATCGCTTAACGTGTGATCTGATGTTTACATGTACACTTTGCGTAGGATATTATATATTGATAAgaagaattttataaataattttacatcattttatatcattgctttttttttttttttttttttttttttttttttcgttttgttctttttttcaaaatcttaacCGGTGTAGTATATGGGTGAATGGTTTATGTTATTCCCTTAGGTACAGTGAACAAATCTGTTACGTATCTCAATTTTCAACTCATATACCTCAtccaacaaaataatatttcatgaaatttaaaatacgTAACCGTTTTCTTAAGacattacattttgcaaaatgtCAGAATAATACTTTACAAAAGCACACTattacagtcgagactgccttaacgaccccctgaatttagcgactccctgtcatatgcgaccctattttatgctccggacgcaatttactattaaaagagtctgaattaagcaaccccctgccttacgcgacaagcgactgtgaaatcaggctcccgaatcgatatttagaccgttttcagcgactttgagacgctccctcgcaagattttacacgatagagttaccgttctttatctcgcgtgaagttgtttgagacgagaactaatttgtttacaaaagatggctgatgaaaaacataaaaaagaactgttttgacattagaacagcgtgttaaggcacttgaactgctcgattagggaaaaccagcgtaaaaagtcgctgaagaattcggagtcggtgcataaattaactttattcctggtgaaacaaaaatatggcggtatttaacaggaaacgacgaagtaaacacagattaaagatgcagtcaataatcgaataaatgtcaatgaccaattagaacacaaaaatataaatatcataaacctcagtgtgtaaatagttcaaatggaacatttatattttacagctctcctttattttcttgccagatcatgagcttaaatttgttttatcaacatcatacgaatgatgcaaattatttaaaatttatattttatcaatatgcaattaaagaaatagtatttaatcattttccactcctacctatgtaagtatccgatattcatgtactttaattggaaaaatatatgataccagcgtcatcctgttaagtgagactgttttaagagactccctgtcatatgtgacctttttcgctgcttcccaaagtaggtctcttaaaacagtctcgactgtatttcGAAAGAAAAACTGAATTGATGTTATTTTTTCgatgtttatttttctattagCATGTGTGTTATTTTCAGCATATTTCCGATTTCCATTGTATGTTTCCATTCAATAGTTATGAAAAGTTGACTTTTGGGAATAAGATTTATTAGCATTTCACGAAATTTAATACAATTTACTTAATGACAATTTGAATAACGATGGTGTTGCCACACATATGGCCAGTGCAGACGTTAGCAATTGTGTACAGTTGCATACTTCGGCGCAATTATTAATTTATATCATAAACGCACAGATAAATATAATGACTTTGCACGTAACGTTTTGCGGTTTATAACGAAACTATTTAAAtggcaaaatatatacaaatgtatgtggtATCTGATCCTATCCCATTAAATGTGACatgtatttctaaaatattattttacttgaTTGCCCTGTGCGATTACAGAATAATCGCTCTCCGTCCCCTCCCCTCCCCAAAAGTGAATAATAACCCACAAGCCTTCTAGTACGGAGCATCGAGCAATTAATACGTAATCACGCCAGATAGTCAATTATCAACGGCtaaatattcccatctgcataAAAACtcaatttgtaaaatgaaagtagatattAAGATGGTTCATTAGAGTATAATTGAGAGACAATATTGTTTAACATTGTACTTACTATATTAGTGAATACATTTATCCACCAGATAAACGCTAAACTATGTCAATGTAAATTCACAAtataggttgtttttttttttcataatgtatGTATTCAAATAATATCTTTATGTGGTGATATTAATCATAATCAATCAAATCATATGCTCCCGTTTGTATGAGAGCGTATGCTTTGTACTTGTATATCAATATGCTTACTTCCGTTTGATATTATTTACATGCATGCTAATGTTTTAAATGCATGTatgtatggaagcgtcctggtgccagcagagagatttaaatttgtcttacgtacgacttactatctcctacgtaggacatagtatctcctacgtagtacttagtatctcctacgtaggacttagtatctcctacgtaggacttagtatctcctacgtaggacatagtatctcctacgtaggacttagtatctcctacgtaggacttactatctcctacgtaggacatagtatctcctacgtaggacttagtatctcctacgtaggacatagtatctcctacgtagtacttaatatctcctacgtaggacatagtatctcctacgtaggacatattaagtactacgtaggagttagtatctcctacgtaggagttagtatctcctacgtaggacttactatctcctacgtaggacatagtatctcctacgtaggacttagtatctcctacgtaggacatagtatctcctacgtaggacttagtatctcctacgtagtagttaatatctcctacgtaggacatagtatctcctacgtaggacatattaagtactacgtaggagttagtatctcctacgtaggagttggtatctcctacgtaggacttaatatctcctacgtaggacatagtatctcctacgtaggagttagtatctcctacgtaggacttagcaACTTGTACGTATGTCACTGACTAAAAGACTCTCCAGCATGCGCAGTGGAACAATATACTCGTGTGTACTATTATTTAGTAAGGAAACGTGTGTAATTTAAAACTACACGGCATGGatgactttataaaaacatattttgcatctGGTATGAAATACCGTGAAATATTActttgtcttgaaaaaataaatgggtTTAAAGTTTCTTTACGAAGCCTTAAACGGATATTGTCACGTATGAAGTTATTTAGACGCATAAATAAAAGTGATGGACTTAGTGTTGCTCTCTATGTCATGGAAAATGTAATGACATCCAGCAAACAACTTGGATACAAGATGATGCATCAGAAACTCCTTCAAGAGGGATATGTTGTTACACAGGAAACAGTTCGCCTGATGATGCATATTTGTGACAAAGAAGGTATTGAACAGAGAAGGAGAACTCGTCTTCAACGTCGGATGTACCTGAATCTTGGACCTAATTATTTATGGCATATTGACGGGTATGATAAATTGAAACCGTACGGGCTGTGTATCAACGGAGCTATCGATGGATTTTCTCGTTTCATAATATGGCTTGAGGTGCACAAAACAAACAGCGATCCGAAGATAATTGCTGGTTATTTTATGAACGCTGTGAAACATTTGCAAGGCTGTCCAACGCGTGCTAGGTCAGATTATGGCACCGAGAATGTTTACATTCGACAGATGGTCATTTTTCTTAGGGGTCAGAGAGACGAAGGGTTAACAAACAGCTGTTTTTTACAAGGATCAAGTAACCATAATCAAAGAATTGAGCGTTGGTGGGGTATACTTCGAAATGAAAATGTTCAGTACTGGATAGATTTTTTCACAATGCTGAAAAGTACTGGTGATTTTAACGGAAGCTTCATTGATAAGGCTGTTCTGCAGTTTTGTTTCATGGACTTAATTCAGGTACGTCTATATTCTTTTTAGAAAACATATGACAGATTTCTGACCTTTCTACACGGATTTTCGATTTTATCGTTCATCGTATAATGATGTTACTTTATAAAGAAACAGATTTTGCTCTAAATGTATGTAGGTTAATTATTATGTAGgtcgttttaaaatatataatttagtgACCaggcacaggcaccagtatcggacctgggacaaaaaaatatggccttattttcatcctaaatgagttcaaaatgaaaaatatgtaatgaaatataagCCCCCtttaaaagatacatatgtctactgaaggccagaatctcgggAATCGAGCCTGCGATAAATGGGTTCAGTTCCctggccgttgtgaaataaattctctagacaaactacctatcactgtTTCCCGTATACATTttgctacaaaatgagaccgatcccaagtctctagcccttcccgttcacgaaatatctatcaggaaacgaATGCCTTCCTGCTGAAAGTCTCTGGTAGATAAAGATGCGGCACAAAGAATCGGTACGTAAACATAGACTAAAGTATTGCTGTCCGCCGATTAcggctcaaattcaataaaaaaatactaaaaagtataactaaatacataaactagggccactcaAAATCGTCAGTAGCctctcaaacacgcgatatttGCGTTTCAAAGTTTTTCACGGTCTTTCAGTAAgttgaatgctacgccattgaacagaattcattaagtatttttaaactcaatttctgattggccaatagcgacacacctccgacagaaccgCAACGTTTCGTACCAAATTACTCGGATATTATCATATCTGTTTCAGTGGCGGATAATGCAGTTGAAAGAccgatggaaaaataaaaaagtaaatatcgcgtgtagcagatgctactgacggtggtgagtgggtgagtggccataatttacatatttagtaatacttgttattcatggcaaatgaatttgacccgtgctaggctgacaaacatcttttagtcagcagaaaggcactcgttttctgatagatatttcatgaacggggagGGTTAGAGACTTGGGGTTGGTGTCAATTTGTAGCTAATTGTACATGCGAAAttgtgataggtagtttgttcaatTGTTTAGAGgctttatttcacaacggcccgggaagtgaacccatccctcgcaggctcgattctcgagattctggccttcggtagacatatgtatcttttgaaggggccaatatttcactatatagttttcattttggactcattcaaggccatatttttgtcccaggtccgatactcgtgccggtggtaagttacaatggtaccagaaacgtcaatatttttcaatacacggacgcctgaatttcatatcgggtgcgtaacGTAATTTActgtgtgtcgttgcattaattattttatttatttcagtactgTTAGTCTTAATGAgactacatttttttgtattaaacaaatttataatattcacaTTTCGTTTATTCATGTAGATATGCATgtgataaaaaggttattatctttgcatatacaatgtatacattATACGtgtatgtatgaaataaaagttCCTAACGCATGAGTTCTGCAACGGAAATATTGGTCGACTTTTGGAGCGCAATATCATTCCGCAAAACAACGAATGCATATTTTCCAATGTAAATCCAATACAGTACTCTTTTTATTACTTACGCATACCtcacttttaattattatataaatagttCACATCTTTTTATGAAGCGTGAGTGAAGTTGAAATTATCGTCGctgaagaacttttaaacgtgacGATATACCTGAAACTGACGTCACACCcggtatgaaatttgaacgtaaaaaaaaataacatttcagatTCCACTGAAACTTAATAGAGTTTTAAAAGGAGtgttaacaaatacatttaaaagtgtGTGCGAAGTCTCAAAAAGTGTAAATACAGGCCTATATGTAGCGTGCATCGTAATTACTTTCTTTCGCCATTATACTTTtatctatacatttttttcaggaagaaCTTAACTCTATAGTTAAACTGTGGAATAACCATCGTATAAGACCATCAAGCAATCCAAACCAGCCATACGGAAGACCATTTTTGATGTATCATTGTCCTGGTATGTTCGGCTGTCAGGATTACCTTTGTCGTACATCTGAAGCACAGGTGAACTTGTGTCTTGAGGAAAGTATTCAAAAGGGTAATGTTACATGTGACGAAACGGTGTTTGAACTGTGTACCATCATCATGTCGGACCATAATCTAATGCCTGCCAAAACAGCAGACGATGCTGCACTGCTTTACCAATTTCTCCGACGGGAAATATTAAACGAACTTCACCAGGACTAGGCCTAAATGCAAGACCAACCAATATAAGGCGAAGTTTGTCGACGCACAGGCTACTCCGTTatttacaagttattttaaacaaattgaccatgttcatttgtaaaacatgaaaatgacgtATAACTGTTAACTGGTTGTTGTAAACATATtaaatagtgtctttaaatcaaTTCATTGTTAATCTCAGTATTAGCAAAGCAGGAACAATTTCAATGTTTAACAATTTAAAGAACCAGTAAACGCATCTATTGTAACCCTTAGCTCATGTGCGAGAATTGATCAAAAAGTTCATGGATATTAGTTATATCTTTAATATTAACGGGCGCCAATATAAACATTTAActagactattcaaagaataaggagGGCTATTGTACTCAATCCAGGCGTCGATGTAGCCGTCGCgagttatatttaagaaatgatttacagcaaaaccgtgtttcaacactatctATATACGCCGAGCGTAATAATTTTACGGGGGCGTATTACCGAGAAAATATTTCGTACGATATAATCTGCGGAGTGTATAGTGTTCAAACACAGCTTTGCTATgaactatttcgattctaatatgtctattgtaaaatttcattcaaatatgatagaactgtttcttcgcatATAACTGTTTCTCCTTTTGAAAGGCTTATTAAAATCATCTCTGAACatgcccggatccagggccggacAGATGGGGCCCATGCCCCCGCCtcaagttggctgagaagtgacctatactcatcaaagttgcaccatacgtttttagctcgactattcgaagaatagtctagctattctactcaccctggcgtcggcgtcggcgtcggcgtcggcgtcacaccttggttaagtttttgcatgcaagtacatacagctatcatttaaaggcatatagctttgaaacttatttattctttttctaggtcaattaccaacctcactgggtcaagttccataactctaacatgtattttgagcaaattatgcccccttttggacttagaaaattctggttaaagttttacatgcaagttactgtctccaaaactaatgcagatattgaattgaaacttcacatgtgtcttcggggttataaaactagttgatagcaccaagtcccataactctgaccttcattttggccaaattatgcccccttttgtacttagaaaattttggttaccTGTATGTCAAACTTTTCCAGGGGCAGACCTCCTGACCCCCAAATCAAGTGGGGAGTAACGTACCCCTCCATTACCTCCACATTTATACCtcaaatgcaccagaggccaccatttcaagcctgtattttgaaaatttccaGGTGGAGTGCCCCCTGACCCCCATAATTTGAGGGGAGTACACCCACTAATAAATGCACCTGAGGATACCATTCATACGTGtatttacaaacaagagctgtccgtaagacagccaagctcgactattcgaaatattgtcccagaagcaggaaaatattacccaaaatgttaaatatcaaaagagttttaagttcaaaaggggacataatttgaccaaaatagcataacagagttatgggacttgatgctatcaactagttttataaccccgaaggcacatgtgaagtttcgattcaatatctgcattagttttggagatagtaacttgcatgtaaaactttaaccagaattttttaagtccaaaagggggcataatttgccaaaaatacatgtcagagttatgggacttgacccagtgaggttggtaattgatctagaaaatgaaaaaataagtttcaaatatatatgcctttaagtaatagttgtatgtacttgcacgcaaaactttaaccaggattttctaagtccaaaggtgccataatttggctaaaatgcaggtcagagttatgggacttgatgctatcaactagttttataaccccaaagacacatgtgaagtttcaattcaatatctgcattatgaTGGGATGGGAGTTTAATTGAGAGAAAGCTATATTTAAACCTGTCTCTTGTCTGTGACTGAAAGCTCTTCTCCAAGAGA is a window from the Mercenaria mercenaria strain notata chromosome 7, MADL_Memer_1, whole genome shotgun sequence genome containing:
- the LOC128558430 gene encoding uncharacterized protein LOC128558430; its protein translation is MDDFIKTYFASGMKYREILLCLEKINGFKVSLRSLKRILSRMKLFRRINKSDGLSVALYVMENVMTSSKQLGYKMMHQKLLQEGYVVTQETVRLMMHICDKEGIEQRRRTRLQRRMYLNLGPNYLWHIDGYDKLKPYGLCINGAIDGFSRFIIWLEVHKTNSDPKIIAGYFMNAVKHLQGCPTRARSDYGTENVYIRQMVIFLRGQRDEGLTNSCFLQGSSNHNQRIERWWGILRNENVQYWIDFFTMLKSTGDFNGSFIDKAVLQFCFMDLIQEELNSIVKLWNNHRIRPSSNPNQPYGRPFLMYHCPGMFGCQDYLCRTSEAQVNLCLEESIQKGNVTCDETVFELCTIIMSDHNLMPAKTADDAALLYQFLRREILNELHQD